AAGACCGGGTTCACCTTACCAGTCGTCATCCAGGAATGTACAAACCAGGGCAGGAACAAGGGCACAAGCCAAAGGGTCTGCAATACCCAAAGAGAAGGTAAGAAATCCCAATGTCCGTGATCAAAAATGCCGAATTGCTTACCCCTCCACAGacaacaaacaaaaaggCCCCGACTACGGTTGCCTTTCAGTCGCCTCAAGCCAAGCCGTCCACTAGCAATACCAGGAGCAGCAAACCCGTGACACGACAAAGCCCATATAAACCAACCCTGGCCGCGTCGCGTTATAAACCGGTACAACGTCGATCTTCGTCAGAAGATTCCTTTGCCCAAGATCCAGAGCTTGACGAACAGTTATTCATAGCTAGATCAGAGAAATTCAACATTCCTATCTCTGAACTTGCCAGGAACTCGTCTCCAGAACCTGAAGCAAAGTCACCCCCAATGTTCCAATCCCGTTCTAGTGGCCGCATGCCACAGATAAGAGGGATGGACTCACCTCATGGCAGAATACTCGTTGAAGCAACTCCTTCACAATCAACTAGCTCCCAAAAATCTCATCATATTGAAGAAACACAGATCAGCGAAGAGCCACAATATGAGGATATGCTTCATAACCCACTCACTGCGAACAGACATGTTGAGGATGTAGGCTACCAAAGTAGTGAACATTCTTCGAGCTATGGAGAAATGGCGAAAGAGCCAGAGCAAGAACTGCAACCGACACAACCTTCGACTCAATTGCAACTTGAACAGACCCAGCCATCGACACAAGTAGAAGAATCTGACATATTGGCACCGCTTTCTGTGCAATCTCCGTTCAGCATAAATCCCTCTCATGCAGCTGGCCCGTCCACCGTTAACAGCGGCCCACGATCTCTATTGGCCCTCGTTAATCCCGGTGCCCTGTACCGTTACAGTGCATACAGACAGGACGAAAAACATCTACATCGTAGGGCAACTGGCGGTTGGACTGTCCCTGAGAAAGACTTACATCTGCAGCGCGCTACCTCTCCCCCGAACGCTGTCTCTAGAAGGTCCAATCTGCCTCCGCCTCATGCTAAACGCGGGTTTAGCGACGATGCCTTTGCAGGCTCACTTTCACCCGAGCCTATGGATGTGGACATAGTCCCAGACTCAGAACCATTGCGCAATGATGTCGAGCTTTCGTCCAGAAGAACACGTAATTCTGCACCAGGACAACCGTCCGCGAATCCTGGTCTTCCAAAGTCAAATCAAGAGCCTGTCAAAGTAGCAGATATGTGTCCACCCCCTGAAGCAAAGCTTCATCCAGTGCCCGcagaagatgaggacgaagatgaagatggagtTCCCTTAGCTACTGTGATAGCAGCGAAAAGACCAAGGGGTAGACCGCCTAAGAATCCCCCAAGTAAGGGAAAGGGGAAAACGTTGAACGAAGCAGGGGCCAAAGTAAGATATTTAAACGCGCTTCTAGATTTCGGCACTAACATTGAAATGACAAAGGCTACAGCGGTAGCACCTCCTTctaaagaaaagaaaactcaGAAGAGGGTTACGGGTGGTTCTTGGGAAACAGGGGTGGTACCATCTTCTGTACCAGATCAGGACGAAGCCTCTGCCCCGCGGGGCATTATCGACATCCCAAAGAAGAAACCTCCAGCATCTCGACAAAGTACAAGATCGACCTCTGCGGCACCTAAATCAGGCGAGAACCAATGGGCAGCGTCGGAGTTGAAGACCAATAACGATAAACCAGCGGAGGTGGATatcacagaggaagaggaagaggaagagtctGGCCCGTCCCGCAAACGTAAACGAACtgctcaaaccaaggctgcTCCAGCAACTAGGAGTGCTAAAGGTGTCGCAAAGCGTGTTAAGCGTGAGACTGCAACGCCTGGTGGCGGACGACAAGCTAAAAATCTACGTTCGACTCACTCAACGGCCACAAGGCTTAACAACGAGCCCGGAACTCGTGTGTTTGCGCTTTGGAAACAAGACGGGCATTATTATTCTGGAACAGTGCATTCCGCGGAACCTGGCAATCAATATCTTATTCATTTCGACGATACGACAAGCAATAAGGTAACTCTGGAACAAATGCGTCTCTGTCGTCTACAGATCGGAGACCAAGTTATCGTTGCCAATACCTACCGGCCTACAAAAGTGCTGAGCGTTGAAGTAGATGGCGATGATATCACCGTCGGGGTAAACCTAGAGGATGGTGTCAAACAAGTACCTCTTATTCATCTCCGAATCGCTAACAAGACCATAACATACGAATGGAAAGATCGCGTGCTTACGGCAGATGCGATTTCTACCACTATCAAGCCAGTCAGGGCAAAATTAAGTCCTTCGCCATCGAAGTTATCCATAGCCAGCTTCCCTGCGATGCGGGGGCCACGCAAGAAGGTTCTCAACAACACGGCCCTCATCGTAACTCTAAGCGCAGTCAATGGCAGctgggagagagagaaggagaaagttGTAAATGCTGTAAAGAATAGTGGTGGATTGGTTGTCGATGATATGTCGACCATAATTCGCATGGAAGGAAAGCATTCCGCGAACAACAACCGATGGATCATCAGAAAAAACGATGTTCAATGGGTCGGGGACGAAGACATCGCACGCCTTTTCTTGCTGGCTGATGAACCTAATCAAAAGCCCAAATTTTTGATTGCACTCGCTCTGGGCATTCCTTGCCTTTCAACTACTTGGTTACACGAATCGGTCGAGAATGTCAGTCTTAACTTTTACATTATTTCTGTATCTTAATGCTCATGATTTTTAGAATGCTGAGAAAGAGTGGACTGGGTACTTGTTACCACAGGGATTCTCTCCTGCTTTAAAAGCTCGCATCTCCCAACAGGTTGATGTTGACTGGGGCAACAGTTTCTATCAACTCAAAGATATAATGTCGAATGCGGTTGCCTGCAAGCTTTTCGCCGATAAATCTATTCTATGTGTCGGTCCCGAAATGGTTTGTCAACCCAAAGGCAAAAGGGTACGTTGTAATTTCTTACTTATGTGATGTCTCAGTACAAACATTTCCTATATCTTTCTTATAGAGGGCGGTTGTCGATGACAAAGCACAGGAGGCCACCAATGCCATTCCACAAATCATACTGGCTATGGGCGCAGACAGAGTTGAAGCGGTTACGGACGTACGTTACGCTACGCATCAACTACAAGAATACGACTATCTTGTCATACGAGAGAAACATCACTACTCGCCAGGATATTCGCAATGCCCCTCTGTCGTCGATTGGACATGGGTCAAAGAATGCTTGATTGCATCCCGCTACTTGACCACACCTTCGTGGGGGGAGGACTCGCAGGAAGCCTAACCATGCATCTGTCATTTACAACCTCATTTATTGACTCCCTGGGCTGTTCTATCCGTGTATCTATATTATCCTGCAACCACTGTCTTCCTCATTCGCATCCCCTTATATGATTCTCACTATTTTTTCGGTTTATACCCCCTAACCCATACATATATTGAATAAACGTACTAACTTCTGCATCAGCAATAACAGTGTTGTAGCTCACTAATTTACACATTCCAATCTTGTATCTACTGTAAATAAATTGAGAATCGACTGGATTCATACTTCTTATCAACGCTGCGTTGCCTACGAGTATATAAAAACTAAATAGTCTTATGGTTTGCTTTCTAAAAATTGGTGGAGGTCGAACATCGGTACAAGCTGTGTATAACAAATGCCTCAGTGCGCATAAAAATGACCTTTTTCTACAACGCGTACCTCACTTTCACTGTCAGTAGTTTTATCCCTAGGAGGAAGAACCGCGCCAGCTCGACCCTTTACTTCATACTGATTGGCTCCTTGCCATAGAAGATGAGTATACCGAGTCAGCAGTTCTATACTTGAAATTAAAGGTTTTCCAGTACTCTCTGAATGCAGGCGATGAGCAATCATCGTCTGATTAAGCAAAAGGGTCGTCAACTTACTGAGAATTGCACGGTTGATTTGGTCCGCAACGGCCTCTCGTCTCTCCATAGTCAGGTATTTCGCCATAGAACTCTTTTCAGGAACCTTATATGCCAGCAAGCCACCGACATTCTCCAGCTCCTTGGTGTAAGTCACCCGATCGGCGGGGTTAGGCAAGGTGTTGGAAAACGCCCACAGTTTCTGAGCACGAGCGAGGAGTGCGAGTTGTTGCTCGTGATACTCTTCACTGTCTTCTGAGATGCCCGTGTGTATGGGAGGGTCCGTGTCCATTGATTCAGATTCCGACGTGGGTGGATACTCCAGAGGGATTGTTCGGCATGCTTCACTGAACGCAAGGATGCGCAGGTTCAAGAGGAGGTGCGCAGGTtcggtcgaggtcgaggatACATATTCGATGTTACTCGCAGGAAGACGGGGCTCATTGTTTGTCGGAGAGGTTGATACAGGTTCATTGAGCCTGAGAACGGCCGGGAAGTGTTTGTCGAGGAGTGCAATTGCTTCATCTACACGGCCACGCAATATCTCTGTTCTTATTGCTGAAAAGGAAGATTTTGTTCAAGATACTCAGCGCAGAATATAATCATATGCATACCTTGTCGAAGTTCAACCTGCTTCAACAGAGCTTCGAACTTCTCATTTGAGCCACTCGGGCTGCCCTCGCTCTCAGTAGGTCGTGGGTCGGTGCCATATGTTGCAGCTTCTAGGATCTCGTCTCCGTCAGCATCAAGGTGTCGCACTGTGCTATCTTTATTAAATGCCCTGGCAGTTCTGGTATAACAACTGTGGCACAGGTAGTCGAGGACCAATTTTCTCTACATGTATGTGCACAGTAAGCGCCCCTTTATCCAAGGAACCGAGGAATAAAAACCGCGCACTCACCAACTGAACAGGCGTTGGATTCGAGAATGCAGTTGATCTAGACATAAAGGCAAAGACGCAGCTAGACTATGTGTGATGAAACAGAATGGGCGAGTATGTGAGAGTAAGTAGAGAAGATTTGCCGCCGGACCTATGACAGTCCATACTGAAAGCGCCTCAAAAAGAGTGACTCCCAGGCCATGGCGTAGGACTGCGATGTTACCACGTGTGACATCCATTCTACAAAGCTTTTTACTTTAATGCAGCGATATTATGCAATTTCGATGAGTATGTTAATAGTCCCTGGTAATCTACAGTTAGGTGACTCTATGGTCTTCCTGATGCTCGAATcaaagcaaaacaaaaacaaaatagCACAGTGCAATGCAATCCCTTCATAACTCTATTTAACCGACGCTGCGTGTGCGTGAAGCACGCCCTCTATTGAGAATAGCGGAGTCCCCTGGAAGATGAGCAGAAAGCGCATCTCCTGACAGAAGGCCcgcttcttcgtcatctacCGTCCGACTATGAGACGCTGGGTTGTGTCGTCGAGGTCGTGGGCGATAGCAGAATGATTGAGATACAATTGTGATGTCAAATAGTAACGTCCCTCCACTACCAAGAAGGTACCTAACGTCAATGCAATTAGTGTAGGTCGAACATGTGTAACTCTGGGACTAACGGTATGCTGTCTTTGATATATTTTGTGGATTCCGGAGGAGGGAGATATCGTCGCGGGGAAAGCAAAATCGACGCCACATAAAATGTATTGCCTAGGAAGGCAAACACAAACAGATACATAGAAAGGCCCTATCCAAGATCAATAATGAGAGAAGGTTCTTTTACAACTGTGAACAGGTACCTCTACTGATTTTCTAGCATACTGACACATTTTTGTTAGCGAAAAATTGATTATATGTCATTTTGAGGACGCACGTTCTTCCAAATCTGAGGCAATCGAGATGTGAGGTATAATGTTGTACATAGCCAGGCAAAAATACGACCAATTATCTGTTGTTCTGAAGGTTCGTCAACAGGGGGGCTCTCTTCTGGTTCTCGTGGCAAAAGGCTATTCGGATAAAATGATGTGGGGATTGTGACGGAGACATAGGAAAAATGTTGTACGTCTCCTTGCTTGGTATATACAAGTTCTTCATTGGACGGTACCGATAAAGTGCTGCCAGTACGACTTTGAGTGGACAAAACACGACCAATACCATTTAGACTGTCTGATGGGATTCCGCGTTTACCGCTGGTTAAAGTACCAATACCGAATAGTGCCCATACGGCAAGAAATACCATATTCGAGCCTTTCCGAGAGGCGCGAGAACTGCGAGTATTTGGTGCTTGAGTAAGAGATTCTGTAGAATCGAGAACTACGGGGTCGTGAGATGACTGTGCTATTCCGGAGTCGCGTGGAGATAAGACAGGGTCCCTAGAACCAAAGTCCAACACAGTAGGTGTTGCAGATCTACGTCCCTGGCCAACGCTTGAGGCCCTACCATGACGTTCAATACTCCAAGAAACTCGTTTGGATTGGGGATCTCTTCCACGTTCAGAATAGAAGCTTTCAATCATAGCTGCAGGAGGATCATCTTCAAGTTCGTCTCCTTGATCTAATCCGCCGTTACTAGCTTCTGGTCCCCGTGGTCGATTGATCTTGGCCGCAAAACGAGAATTTGACCTTCGGGGATTAGCCTGCTCGTCATGGTGTGCCGCCAGTGCAGCGGCTGTTGCCACATTTGAAGCTGCAACCGACAGAGCACGATACCTTGATGCACCTCTGTCGATCGACAATCTCCGATGTGCTGCTGGGGTGGAAGCTGAACGAATATGGCCCAATGCAGAGGACGAGGTTTTAGGCGATTTATAGTAGTATGCATATTGCAGAACTAGCATCATGTCAATGAAGACGAAGTAAGTGGCTAGCCATGTCTGGATTTACATTAGCATTCAGACAATTAGGTCATAAATCAGTGACCGCACCTGAAACGGCAGTTGATGGGTCATAATGCAGCCAACGAGATTGGAGATGTCACCTAAAGACTATCTTCAGAAAAGCAAAGTGTATAAAGCAACCGAACACTATACCGAGCAACCAGTTGGCAAGGAATGGGAGTGCAAGGCCCTCGCACGACTGGCGTCTGATATTTTCAACCACCTGGCTGAGATCGACACGGTCAGAAGAGATAGTGAAGATATAAAGAATACGACCAACGGGAACTGAGCACCCAGCCAGCATGCTATTGACGCAAAGCCCAGGAATTCGCTTAGCGAGTCTGGCAGCATTCTGCCTACCGCTTGGgagggaagagaaagaggcgAGTAGGACATGTCCATTTCGAGCGACTATTATAACACGGTCCGGGACTAACCGACCACTAACAACTCTCTGTCGTCACTCGCCCTGCTTTCATCTATCAGGAAAACCCAACGGATCCGGTTTATTGTAATATCCAAAGCATATCCTAAGTCGCGTCTACCTGCACTGTCCTTTTCCATCATGGCATCCCGTGCTGGACAGAAGCGCGCCGCAACACAGGGCTCTGaaccatcttcatcctcaaaaCACCAGTCCAAAAAGACGCGCTTTGTGGATCCCTCAGAGGATCCAGCGAATTTTGCCGAACAGGTTGATTCCGCACTCGAGGGACCGTCGCGCAAAGGCAAGGTCAAGACTGAGGGGTACGACTCGGATTCAACCGACGATGGCGAGGGTGTCGTGCCCAGTAGGAAGAAAggcgatgatgacgacgaggtgGACGATATGTTTGCTTCCGAACCGAAGGCCAATGAAGATACCGCttccaaaaagaaagaagaaaaatatatGCGTCTAGCTGATATCGAAGGGCAAGAATTCAAAGATGAATCAGGTTCAGAAAAGGATTccgaggacgatgacgaacccgaagacgaagacgatgctGAGAGGCGCAAAAAAGCTGGTATGGGATACGAACTTTCCTCGTTCAACATGCGGGACGAGATGGAGGAAGGAAAGTTTACAGAAGATGGGAATTACGTTCGGACTTTTGATCCCCATGGCGTGCACGACCGTTGGATGGAGGGCTTGGACGAACGCGAAATCAAGCTGGCCCGTCGCCGGAAAAGAgagcaagaaaagaaacaaaaagagCGCATGCTTGCGGAGGAAAAGGAACTTGAAGAGAGTGGAGGCAAAAGCTCATTGGAAACACAGCTCTTGAGTCATTTGAAGAAGGGAGAAACGGTGCTGGAAGCATTGCAACGCCTTGGGTCTCTGGCTAAAAAGACTCAGTCGAAGAAGTAGGTTTTACCAAAGATCTGCAGGATTTATCTGACTATCATACTAGACCAAAACATAAAACTGCAGCCGCCAACGCTATGCAAGTCGACCAAGCAAAGGTTGATAAACCACAGACACATATCCCGACAGACATTGAAACCATCACCCATCTTGCTTCATCCCTTATGTCCATGGGAGAAACGGATGTGTATTCGCAAACGTACGAAGAGCTGGTCCGAAGTGTTCGTTCATCTGGCAATGTCGATTCATCATGGGAGCCACCCTCTGCCGATATCAAATACGAATACAAATGGGCCACACCAGAAGCAGGACAACCAGATGAAATATTTGGTCCCTTtagtgaagaagaaataagaTCATGGTACAACGCATCTTATTTCGGAACAGTGGGAGAAAAGGTCAAAGTTCGACGCGTTGGAGGTACATGGGGTGATTGGGATGATGTTGTACAATAAACGATGTTCAACAATTTGTTTAATTCTTTCTAGGGTATTCATATCTATATTACAATGTCCCTGTGGTTGACCGATGTACCTTATGTTGTATAATATGTATGCTAATGACTGATATATtggaaagcaaaagaaacTTCTGGAAGCCCAGTCTCTGCCCGAAGGAGGTCGTCGTGGTTATTTTTCAGTTCACTGTTCGTGAAATGATTCCATCTGTAGAAAGATAATCAATACCACAAAAGTGATTGAACCCAGTACACATACGTGCTTGCATCTCCGTAGAGTAGAGCAGGGGCTTTAACCATCTGTCTACCATCTTTGCACCTCTTGCATTTAAATGTATCATGCGTGTCACACAGGGTATTTTggttaaaaataaaaagttGACGGAGGGCATCGAGGGAAAAATGACGTTCTGCATCTTCCTTTTCGTCCACAACTGCAGAGGAGAGAGCCTGCTTGTTCGCTTGTCGTTGAAAGATTTTCTCTTCTATCGTCCCCGTGGAGATAAAACGATAAACAAAACCTACAAAGGACAAACATGAAACTACCAAAacaaatgaaagaaaaaaaaatgggcGCACATTCTTTCTTTTGGCCATCACGCCATACACGAGCCAATGCTTGTTGATCTGCTGCAGGGTTCCAATCTACATACATATATTGGCTCATAGTATCACGTCCTTTTTTGAAAATGATATTACTTACCAGGATCAAAGAGGATGAGGCGGTTGGCTCCAATGAGGTTAATGCCGCAACCACCTGCTTTACTGCTGAGGAGGAAAATAAACTCTTTGCCTGTAGGATCATTAAATTGATCAACGAGTTT
This Psilocybe cubensis strain MGC-MH-2018 chromosome 3, whole genome shotgun sequence DNA region includes the following protein-coding sequences:
- a CDS encoding Lysosomal amino acid transporter 1 encodes the protein MDMSYSPLSLPSQAVGRMLPDSLSEFLGFASIACWLGAQFPQVVENIRRQSCEGLALPFLANWLLGDISNLVGCIMTHQLPFQTWLATYFVFIDMMLVLQYAYYYKSPKTSSSALGHIRSASTPAAHRRLSIDRGASRYRALSVAASNVATAAALAAHHDEQANPRRSNSRFAAKINRPRGPEASNGGLDQGDELEDDPPAAMIESFYSERGRDPQSKRVSWSIERHGRASSVGQGRRSATPTVLDFGSRDPVLSPRDSGIAQSSHDPVVLDSTESLTQAPNTRSSRASRKGSNMVFLAVWALFGIGTLTSGKRGIPSDSLNGIGRVLSTQSRTGSTLSVPSNEELVYTKQGDVQHFSYVSVTIPTSFYPNSLLPREPEESPPVDEPSEQQIIGRIFAWLCTTLYLTSRLPQIWKNYARKSVEGLSMYLFVFAFLGNTFYVASILLSPRRYLPPPESTKYIKDSIPYLLGSGGTLLFDITIVSQSFCYRPRPRRHNPASHSRTVDDEEAGLLSGDALSAHLPGDSAILNRGRASRTRSSSCVFAFMSRSTAFSNPTPVQLRKLVLDYLCHSCYTRTARAFNKDSTVRHLDADGDEILEAATYGTDPRPTESEGSPSGSNEKFEALLKQVELRQAIRTEILRGRVDEAIALLDKHFPAVLRLNEPVSTSPTNNEPRLPASNIEYVSSTSTEPAHLLLNLRILAFSEACRTIPLEYPPTSESESMDTDPPIHTGISEDSEEYHEQQLALLARAQKLWAFSNTLPNPADRVTYTKELENVGGLLAYKVPEKSSMAKYLTMERREAVADQINRAILKSTGKPLISSIELLTRYTHLLWQGANQYEVKGRAGAVLPPRDKTTDSESEVRVVEKGHFYAH
- a CDS encoding LIN1-like protein, whose translation is MASRAGQKRAATQGSEPSSSSKHQSKKTRFVDPSEDPANFAEQVDSALEGPSRKGKVKTEGYDSDSTDDGEGVVPSRKKGDDDDEVDDMFASEPKANEDTASKKKEEKYMRLADIEGQEFKDESGSEKDSEDDDEPEDEDDAERRKKAGMGYELSSFNMRDEMEEGKFTEDGNYVRTFDPHGVHDRWMEGLDEREIKLARRRKREQEKKQKERMLAEEKELEESGGKSSLETQLLSHLKKGETVLEALQRLGSLAKKTQSKKPKHKTAAANAMQVDQAKVDKPQTHIPTDIETITHLASSLMSMGETDVYSQTYEELVRSVRSSGNVDSSWEPPSADIKYEYKWATPEAGQPDEIFGPFSEEEIRSWYNASYFGTVGEKVKVRRVGGTWGDWDDVVQ